In Lactuca sativa cultivar Salinas chromosome 5, Lsat_Salinas_v11, whole genome shotgun sequence, the DNA window aaatatatttCAGCACTAAAAATAGCAATATTTACTTCTTTAGCAATATGTCCAAATTTTAAATTGTGCATAACTCATtcaatttaacttgttttgacctgaatctttttcctacatgtagattaggatttgtagttgaatttagactataaaaacgatTGATTTGattaaaaattgaatgagttacaagcccctCAAGGAAGGGTGTCAAATCAGATTTTTTTTCTAACAACAATAAAACGTGATCTGATTTTGttgttcaaatgtgcataactcattcaatttaactttttttgacctgaatctttttcctacatgtagattaggatttgtagttgaatttagactataaaaacgcttgatttggttaaaaactgaatgagttacaagccccgcaAGGAAGGGTGTCAAATCTGATTTTTTTCTAACAGCAATAAAACATAATTTGATTTGGCTGTTCTTTTTTGTAGATCCAATGTTTCAGAAAACTGTGGGAAGGGTACCATCACATTCAGATTTTGAGATGATTAAAAAGATGATGGAGTTCCTTGAAAAGTTTAAGAAGAAAACTGAAAAAGTTTCGTGTTCAACAAAGCCTATCTTCCATACGTATACCCGGGAGATCCTAGACATAGAGCAACATTTAGGAAACATGAAACCAACCcaaattttatgtttatggtaCCGGATATGAAAGATAAATATGACAAATATTGGGGTGACTATGATACTATAAGTGATTATGTCTTCTTTGCAACATTGTTAGATCCTCAATGCAAGTCAAAGTTTATGAAAGTTGTTTTTACCCAAATGCTTAAAGCCAAGAACAAAGATAAAAAGATGTTCGTTGATGAGATAGAATCCAAAACACGTGCAAAGGTTATTAATATCGAATGCAAACTGGACAAGTTTTTCAAGACATACTTGGAAAGGTCAAACACGACCTCATCATCTCAACAAGAAACTCCTGAAGAAGTTGTTAATTTTGATGACGAAAACGAATTCTTTGGAAGCTATATGACTTCGGGAAGTTTCCCCTCGACTTCGTCAGAAAGTCAATTGCAACAATACTTAAACGAGGACCCAATCGGATTTGACAAAGGATATGATATCCTCACATGGTGGAAAAATAACGCGGTGCAGTTCCCGATCGTTGCTCGAATGGCAAGAGGTATCAACCTTCTTTTActctaattttcatttttaatttataaatccgTGTCGTGTATTATACACTAATAACTAATTTGTTTCTTAATAGATATTTTGGGTATGCAAATTTCCACCGTAGCATCCGAATCCATATTCAGTAACGGTCGTCGAGTAATTACCGACTACCGTACTAATTTGTTCGTTGTGATTGTGGAGGCATTAATATGCACTCAAGATTGGCTAAGAAAGAGTAGCTTGCCTATATATGACTACGACGAAGTGCACAATGTGTTAGCTGACGATGACCTCGCTATCGGTAATACACTAATACTTGTTACATCTtatttttaacatcttattagtATTTGTTACATTTTAGTAAGTAATGACGTTTTTCTTTTGTATTATATATAGACATTGTGGATGTTATACACAACTTGAAGCTAACGGGGAAGAGATCGGGGAATTAGTCAAAATATCAAAGAAATGTTGGAATACACATATTAGACTTTTTGTTTGTTGGTGAAACTTGAAAGTATATTTTGAATGTTGAAACTTGAAAGTGTAAGGGAAACTTGAATGTTTGTGAAACTTGAATGTTGGTGAAACTTGTCATTCTTTTTTTTGTTGGTGAAACTTAAATGTTGAATGTTTGAATGTTGGTGAAACTtgtcattcttttttttttcatttttttgttggTGAAACTTGAATGTTGAATGTTTGAATGTTGGTGAAACTTGTCATTCTTTTTTTTTAAGTCGTTGGATACATCAAAATATAGCGGGTTCCAAAATGGACTAAATGTGTTTGGTAAAAATTGGAGGTAGCCGGTTCCAAAATCGAAAAACCGGCAACGGTAGAACCgtcgggccggttcggttctagattttggccgaagccggttccctggtccggttcggttcgggtcggttccggccggttcgggccttttgctcatccctagaaAGATCTGTTTGGATCTAAAAAGATGCATATCAAACGGAGCCTTACTCATTTATTGGTATTTACATAAGTTAACTTTTTTTTCCCACCTCACAAGTAAAGGCATTTGAATGGTGCAAGACTGCAAGAGGGTGATATTTGACGATAATACAAACTTAAAGGTCTTAAATCAAATTTCATCATAACCGAAGTCCAAAACTCGAAATCGGAATTAGGGCTCAAAGCTGAATCCTCGTTCACCGTTCACTATTCATCGTCCCCGGCGACGACACGCTCCTCCATTTCTGGTacgtcttctctctctctctctctctctctctctctctctatatatatatatatatatatatatatatatatatatatctcagtTTATGTGCGttattattttgttaattttatGTGCTTTCTTTCGTCTTTGTGTTGTTAATTGTATGCATAGATTATCATGCTAGGTATATTTTAGGTGTGGTCGGAAGCGGATTAATCAAACTTGTAACTATTCAGTGATCACAATTTAACCTTATAATTAGATGAATTTGTTAAAATTTATAGGAGCTACTTAAGGAATAAGATTGCCTCTATTACTTATGCTTATGTAGTTATGTTTCTTTCATCTGCTACAGGTGGCTTGGTAGGAAAATTCGCCACAAGTGACAAAATGGTTCATTTGTTTCTTTCTGAACCAGACTGGAGTTGTGATGGAAGTGATGACTCTTTTAAACACAGATTATCTCTCTTGAATGACCTAGACTCCATAGTCCGTTTATTGATTGCATCTCAGAGTCGATCAGAGGCACGACTTTGGCTTTGCAAAGATCTTTCAGGGGTAAATTCTCTATCTTCCCGGCAAAAACGTGAACTGTTTGTGACCTTACTGAAAACCAGTTCACAGAAAAGAGACCTAGCAGCTCAACTTATGCAAATGATATTTGATAAACATCCAAAAAAAGCAGGGTCTATCTTAGCCAAGAAAAGCCACATGCTGGAGGATTTCTTTAGAGGGAATCCAAGGCGAATTCTTCTTTGGTTCTCTAATTTTGCTGGAAGTGGTGATATGGAGCATAAAAATGGTGCCAAAGCATTATCCCAATTTGCCTTTTTGAATCGTGACATTTGTTGGGAAGAGCTGGAATGGAAAGGCAAACACGGTCAATCCCCTGCTATGGTTGCAACAAAACCTCAttactttcttgatcttgatgtcgaACAAACAGTAGACAATTTTCTTGAAAATGTTCCTGAATTCTGGTCATCTCATGAGTTTTCTGATACGTTAAAGAATGGGGACATTTTGTTAATGGATACGAAATTCTTCATAAACATGTTTGTGAGTTTAATGTACAAACAAGACATGAAGGAGATATGGGAAGTGATTAACGATTTTTTAGCAGAAGAGCCTTTCTCATCTTTATGTTCCCACCTTCTAATTGTTCTTGATGAAAAAGAACTCTGTAGTTTTCTTGATTTGCTTCAAAAGTTCCTCGGACCTAAAGATTCTGGTGACACATGTCAGTATATGGATGCCATACTTTTCAGATACAGTGGTTCAGATTCGATTAGTGAGCTACTTTTGTTAAATGCAGTTATAAATCGAGGGCGTCAACTTATGCAGATTTTACAAGAAAACGAGCACATAGAGGAAAAGATGAAAATAAAAGATGTTGTGCAACAGATTTGCAGTTTGTCACATGATGGTTTTGTCCCACTAATTAAAGAATGCTCAAAGACCAAAAGCTTAAATTGGATAAAGTTATTAGGGTTGCAATCTTGGGCTCTTCGTTGTTTCTTATCTGAGGGATTCTGGCCTCCTGAAGCTTGGGAATCCTTGTTTAATAGCAATGGAATCAGTTTTCGCCACTCAGGGAAGCACGAATTGTTATATACTAATAAATTGTTAGTGGATGAAAGTGATTCTGATTCGGATAAAAGGACTTCTTCTAGATCAAAGAGTAGGAAGAAAGGAAAGAGCAGAAAGAAAAGAAGAATGTCTCTGTTTGATGATAGCTGTGAttatgatgataatgatgatctTTTGAATTTggggttttcatataacaagatGGAGTTTCAATCTAAGGCTAGTTATTGGTTGCTATCTACTGATGATTATTCTGCTTCGTGGAATAGTGTAAGTTGATTTATCTAAAGATTCATGTCAAATTATGTTTCATTAATGTATCATTCATTTTGATGATTTGTGATATTTTGCAGGTTGACTTACCAGAACacttatcaaagcattgtttttctacttggatgaagtgggcttTTTCCCGATCAATTGGATAAATTTGGAGTACAAAAGAAGGATTTGCTCTTCTTGTGTGtacaaaagacgtaaatgcccttgtTATAGTCGATAGGAATGAATGACTTAACTAGTTTACTATCTATGTATGTATCTACAAAACTTACTCAGAAATGGAGGGATTCATTCAGATCACCATGGTTTCTATTACTCAAACATGGTGGTATACAACAATGAATACTAGATGTACATTTGATTCCAGAGTCCAAATCTGTAGGCGATTTCAATTCTTGTAGTTAGGTTTGTATTAGTGAAAAAATGGATATAGATTATGAAATGAATTTGGTTGGTTGAACGTGTGGATTAAAGAGAATATTTTTTAATGGAAAAAACATGTTGTAACCAGTTGATGATAAACATGGTCTTATGAGAAATGGGCAGCATTTATTATTTTGACCCACAATAACAACCAACTTAGAATTATGTAACCAAGCAAAAAATTTATAAAGATGAACAATCTAAATCTCAAATCTTTATAACATTTAGAAAATCACATCTGTAAAACATACATATCATTTAATCTACATTTACTTTAGTCTTCTTTCGTGCAAGAAACCGCTCTTTTGCAGCAGCCAAAGCATCCTGGTTTCTTTTATGATGATCCGCTGTAGCAGGTTGGCTTGCCATGTCATCCTTTCCAGATTCTTCCTTCAGGGAATCATTAGAGACTTCTTGTTTATTCTGTGTATCAACAACAGGTTTTTTCGCTTCAATGGATTCAGATCTTTCCTTGGACCCCACAGATGTTTCACTTTCACCCCGATTTTCTTCTTTTGGATTCGCTGATTCCATCGGAATCTTTGATTCCGCCTTCTGCTTCTCAGGCTTCCTTGCTTCACTACCTTCTGCTCCAAAAGCAACATTTTTTGATAAATTGAAGTAGAACTCACTCATATCACCACCCTTTTTAGTGATCTGTAATAACAAAATGTTAATTGATTACTTATGAACAAATtgcaagtatgttgctattatccAAAAGAAAAGTAAAACTTACATCTTCTTTTTCCTCACGTAGTTGACGCAAACGTTCTTCCTCCAACCATTTTGCTTGCTCTGCAAGTTTCCTTTTGTAGGCTCCAGTGACAAATTTGTCCTTATCTGCAAAAAGATGGTCTTCTTTGGTCCTCTCTTTAGCAAGCTTTCTCTCATATATTATCTCATGTTCTCTCTCACGCACTTTTGCTTTGTCTATCAATGTTTGTATATACCTTGGCTGCAAGTGTAACAAAAATAAAACGATTATATTCTTGAAAAAAAAAGACTCAAAAACatgtgaattttgttaaaataaataaatattatataatactttTCTCTCCTGTCGATCTTGTGCAATGGGGCGAACTGCTTTCTCTTTCATTTCATCGTATACACCATCATAATCAAACACTGATGGATCTTCCTCTAGGGCTTTCTTATGTTGCTCCTCTACCTACACAAGAAACAAGATAAgataaaaggaaaaggaaaaggaaaaggaaaaaggcCAAAATGGTAATTTTGTTTTCATGGATGACTTACGTCTTTGAGAGCCTTGTTTTTGCTGGCTTGTCTAGAAATTTCTCTCTCTAtgtcatcttcatcatcttcaccaaaACCAGGTGCTGGAGGGCGAGGAGGTCTGGTAGGTTGCTTCTTTTGTTGGGAGGACTGTACTCTTAGGTTTAATCCGTACTTCATTTTACTTCCTATTCCTGCAACAGAAATGGTAAATCATGGAATGTTTTTTTTTGGGTCTAAGCTCAATTAGGGCAAGCATGGTTTGCATAAAAGTATGAGAGAGATTCACAATGTACAGC includes these proteins:
- the LOC111891575 gene encoding uncharacterized protein LOC111891575 codes for the protein MVHLFLSEPDWSCDGSDDSFKHRLSLLNDLDSIVRLLIASQSRSEARLWLCKDLSGVNSLSSRQKRELFVTLLKTSSQKRDLAAQLMQMIFDKHPKKAGSILAKKSHMLEDFFRGNPRRILLWFSNFAGSGDMEHKNGAKALSQFAFLNRDICWEELEWKGKHGQSPAMVATKPHYFLDLDVEQTVDNFLENVPEFWSSHEFSDTLKNGDILLMDTKFFINMFVSLMYKQDMKEIWEVINDFLAEEPFSSLCSHLLIVLDEKELCSFLDLLQKFLGPKDSGDTCQYMDAILFRYSGSDSISELLLLNAVINRGRQLMQILQENEHIEEKMKIKDVVQQICSLSHDGFVPLIKECSKTKSLNWIKLLGLQSWALRCFLSEGFWPPEAWESLFNSNGISFRHSGKHELLYTNKLLVDESDSDSDKRTSSRSKSRKKGKSRKKRRMSLFDDSCDYDDNDDLLNLGFSYNKMEFQSKASYWLLSTDDYSASWNSVDLPEHLSKHCFSTWMKWAFSRSIG
- the LOC111891576 gene encoding uncharacterized protein LOC111891576; this encodes MKYGLNLRVQSSQQKKQPTRPPRPPAPGFGEDDEDDIEREISRQASKNKALKDVEEQHKKALEEDPSVFDYDGVYDEMKEKAVRPIAQDRQERKPRYIQTLIDKAKVREREHEIIYERKLAKERTKEDHLFADKDKFVTGAYKRKLAEQAKWLEEERLRQLREEKEDITKKGGDMSEFYFNLSKNVAFGAEGSEARKPEKQKAESKIPMESANPKEENRGESETSVGSKERSESIEAKKPVVDTQNKQEVSNDSLKEESGKDDMASQPATADHHKRNQDALAAAKERFLARKKTKVNVD